The Pyrococcus kukulkanii genome contains a region encoding:
- the cas5 gene encoding CRISPR-associated protein Cas5 — translation MKLLGLVVDARPIQAHFRIPHSSLLLETYPFPPKTTAIGMIAGCMGFRERDFLQLVRGVKYGVIIEDPGERIEEVSAIYKNPYSPSYPITRVSLYKPRFRMFFLGEDEIIERAYEAIQDPVYVPYMGESESLFYPPGKDFVEIVSVEEGEETTLRSVLPGDAKIKEFKPLRKRIQVPRMYEAPVDFIVKGKSRRAVYGRFIAYSGGFVELEEPLKVMLFDGEPVFVF, via the coding sequence GTGAAATTGCTTGGACTTGTGGTGGACGCAAGACCGATCCAGGCCCACTTCAGGATTCCCCACTCCTCCCTACTTTTAGAAACCTACCCATTCCCTCCAAAGACGACAGCTATAGGGATGATAGCAGGTTGCATGGGGTTCAGGGAAAGAGACTTCCTTCAACTGGTGAGGGGGGTAAAGTACGGCGTGATAATAGAGGATCCCGGGGAAAGGATTGAGGAGGTAAGCGCGATATACAAGAACCCCTACTCCCCGAGCTACCCAATAACAAGGGTTTCCCTGTACAAGCCGAGGTTCAGGATGTTCTTCCTTGGTGAGGATGAGATAATTGAGAGGGCCTATGAAGCTATCCAGGATCCAGTATATGTACCTTACATGGGCGAGAGCGAGAGCCTATTTTATCCCCCCGGAAAGGACTTCGTGGAGATAGTAAGCGTTGAAGAGGGAGAAGAAACAACACTCAGGAGCGTGCTTCCTGGAGATGCCAAAATAAAGGAGTTTAAACCACTCAGGAAGAGGATACAAGTCCCCAGGATGTACGAGGCCCCAGTTGATTTTATCGTTAAGGGAAAGAGCAGGAGAGCAGTGTACGGGAGGTTCATAGCCTACTCCGGGGGCTTCGTCGAGCTCGAAGAGCCACTGAAAGTTATGCTCTTCGATGGGGAACCCGTGTTCGTGTTTTAG
- a CDS encoding RNA 2'-phosphotransferase, which produces MKDRVRVSKLMAYILRHGPWDFGLNPDEEGFVELEDLVRAIRTHYPWVTQETIREIVEKDDKGRYEIRGSKIRARYGHSYPVVLNHEEDRESKVLFHGTPRRNLKSIMREGIKPMKRQFVHLSVTYDDAYSTGRRHGNDVVVLLIDCDCLRNKGLKIYKAGRKVRIVRHVPPECISGVL; this is translated from the coding sequence GTGAAGGACAGGGTTAGGGTCAGCAAGCTGATGGCCTACATCCTCAGGCACGGCCCGTGGGATTTTGGCCTTAATCCAGATGAAGAAGGATTTGTTGAACTCGAGGATCTAGTTAGGGCAATTAGAACCCATTATCCCTGGGTTACCCAGGAAACTATCAGGGAAATCGTTGAAAAGGACGATAAAGGCAGGTACGAGATAAGGGGGAGCAAGATAAGGGCGAGGTACGGGCACAGCTATCCCGTAGTATTGAACCATGAGGAGGACAGGGAATCAAAGGTTCTCTTTCACGGCACCCCAAGGAGGAACCTTAAATCGATAATGAGGGAAGGAATTAAGCCCATGAAGAGGCAGTTCGTTCATTTAAGCGTTACCTATGATGATGCCTACTCCACGGGAAGGAGGCACGGTAATGACGTCGTTGTCTTGCTTATTGATTGCGATTGCCTTAGGAATAAGGGACTGAAGATATACAAGGCAGGAAGGAAGGTTAGGATTGTCAGGCACGTTCCCCCCGAGTGTATTTCAGGTGTTCTATGA
- a CDS encoding biotin operon repressor: MRCIKPELKAKILRMLREGAVSGERIARELGMSRVAVWKHIKTLSSVGYVIETTAQGYRLIKSPDFPFPWEIGVDFLYCRKAKSTMDIVWRSKYEGAIAEEQTGGRGSRGRWISPRGGLYFSVRAPGLIDVNDVGNVIANALGKYVDVENEGGKLYVDGKKIGGIILEVGGSNYNIKAVLGVGINVNNPVPPGATSLMLEIGEKVSLREVGEIVIKSVIEHLKYTRGERA, translated from the coding sequence GTGAGGTGCATCAAACCTGAACTTAAGGCCAAAATCCTCAGGATGCTTAGGGAAGGTGCCGTTTCTGGGGAGAGGATAGCTAGAGAGCTAGGAATGTCGAGGGTTGCTGTGTGGAAGCACATCAAAACCTTAAGCTCGGTGGGATACGTAATCGAGACCACGGCCCAGGGATATCGGCTAATCAAATCTCCAGATTTTCCCTTTCCCTGGGAGATCGGTGTTGACTTCCTGTACTGCAGGAAAGCTAAATCCACCATGGACATCGTCTGGAGATCCAAGTACGAGGGTGCAATAGCGGAAGAGCAGACCGGGGGAAGGGGGAGTAGAGGGAGGTGGATATCTCCCAGAGGAGGTCTCTACTTCTCGGTGAGAGCTCCAGGCTTAATCGATGTCAACGATGTGGGGAATGTAATAGCCAATGCCCTCGGGAAGTACGTGGATGTTGAGAATGAAGGCGGAAAGCTCTATGTAGACGGAAAGAAAATTGGCGGGATAATCCTTGAGGTTGGGGGGAGCAATTATAACATAAAAGCGGTCCTGGGGGTTGGAATTAACGTCAACAATCCAGTGCCCCCTGGGGCCACTAGTTTAATGCTCGAAATTGGGGAAAAGGTTAGTTTGAGGGAAGTTGGGGAGATCGTTATTAAATCGGTCATAGAACACCTGAAATACACTCGGGGGGAACGTGCCTGA
- the cas2 gene encoding CRISPR-associated endonuclease Cas2 has protein sequence MYVIVVYDVSVERVNRVHKLLKTYLFWRQNSVFEGELTKAQLYELKRRLSKIVKEEDSVLIYELPYKNFNLHVIGTDKSPVETVL, from the coding sequence ATGTACGTTATAGTTGTCTACGATGTCTCCGTTGAGAGGGTTAACAGGGTTCACAAACTCCTAAAGACTTACCTCTTCTGGAGGCAGAACAGCGTGTTCGAGGGGGAACTAACTAAGGCCCAACTGTACGAGCTCAAGAGGAGGCTAAGCAAGATCGTTAAAGAGGAAGATTCAGTCCTTATCTACGAGCTTCCCTACAAGAACTTCAACCTCCACGTTATTGGAACTGATAAAAGCCCGGTGGAGACGGTACTATGA
- a CDS encoding AAA family ATPase, whose translation MITSLHIKNFRGISELRLTDLGQVNVIVGRNNVGKSSILEAISIALGAVNQDVSVLKEILNRVLKWRGWLKRASVHSLFNTPSTPIELTFVANNTPFSARFMYPSYLPQTIEKEFGIKFDSETLKNMLSESVEIVPVQIKAGSFSRRALVLISENGAMVITTPNDELYPIEFPIEFVTPYDMSTPGFIEEVFSKAFKAKSYYKALEIIQEAYPEVEGLSPVPEDGTVLMYVDIKHAPKGIPYYSMGDGFKFLSMIAFLVSSTRNGYLLIDSVEAFHHPKSLEVTTKTLIKGAKENNVQVFLTTHSLEFIDTILEYGIEEGVNGRIIYIKQEKGELVHSIETFENAKELREILGIDLRG comes from the coding sequence ATGATAACATCTCTCCACATTAAGAATTTTAGAGGTATCTCAGAGTTACGTCTCACCGATTTAGGCCAAGTTAACGTTATCGTAGGAAGGAATAATGTTGGAAAATCATCTATTCTTGAAGCAATTTCAATTGCCTTAGGAGCCGTAAATCAGGATGTATCAGTACTAAAGGAAATTCTAAATCGAGTGTTAAAGTGGAGGGGATGGTTAAAACGTGCATCGGTGCACTCTTTGTTTAATACCCCTTCGACCCCAATAGAGCTAACATTCGTTGCCAACAATACTCCCTTTTCCGCGAGATTCATGTACCCCAGCTATCTCCCGCAGACCATTGAAAAAGAATTCGGTATAAAGTTTGACAGCGAGACTCTCAAGAACATGCTTTCAGAATCTGTTGAGATTGTACCGGTCCAGATTAAAGCAGGTTCATTTAGCCGTAGGGCTTTGGTTTTAATTTCAGAGAATGGAGCAATGGTAATAACTACCCCTAACGACGAATTATATCCAATCGAATTTCCTATTGAGTTTGTAACGCCTTATGACATGAGCACTCCTGGATTTATTGAAGAGGTTTTTTCAAAGGCGTTTAAGGCCAAGTCTTATTATAAGGCACTTGAGATTATCCAAGAAGCATATCCAGAAGTCGAAGGGCTTAGCCCTGTCCCCGAAGATGGAACTGTCCTAATGTATGTAGACATAAAACATGCCCCCAAAGGCATTCCCTACTATAGTATGGGGGATGGATTCAAGTTCCTCTCTATGATAGCATTTCTCGTTTCTTCAACAAGAAATGGATACCTCCTTATAGACTCCGTTGAAGCGTTCCACCACCCCAAATCACTAGAAGTGACTACTAAAACTCTAATAAAAGGAGCGAAAGAAAATAACGTTCAAGTTTTTTTAACAACCCATAGCCTTGAGTTTATTGATACGATTCTAGAATATGGAATAGAAGAGGGTGTCAATGGGAGGATCATTTATATAAAGCAGGAAAAGGGGGAACTCGTGCACAGTATAGAGACATTTGAAAACGCCAAAGAGCTCAGAGAGATTCTCGGAATTGATTTAAGGGGATGA
- the cas7i gene encoding type I-B CRISPR-associated protein Cas7/Cst2/DevR, with translation MKAIEIVTLTKVEGANLNSNGTEGVISVLKKVRDPVDGREYVRISGQSVKYHLRQILKELGWELSQIVPRAEGGQKVIVSQGEPHRYIDDDLFGYMIAKKVEGKNATLRRTAVVRTNGMMSIFPYQEDRDFGVRYDPTGDQHNIYETEITTNVMRGNFFIEVDRLGVFKEGLEVPKLEGLEVRRERDPTGNEVTLYALPREEREKRLRAIIRAILEYHGGAKLSNFFTKVYPEIAVVVFLRRKIPVVGDALRVKEGYVDGKFVLDVERLKETLEAFRDNIEKVYIGLFESRFANVEELKEAFKDWDNVKIVSMKELKEEMEKIRLGE, from the coding sequence ATGAAGGCAATTGAAATAGTTACCTTAACCAAAGTTGAGGGGGCAAACCTAAACTCGAACGGAACCGAGGGAGTAATCTCGGTCTTGAAGAAGGTCAGGGATCCCGTCGATGGGAGGGAATACGTTAGGATCTCGGGACAGAGCGTGAAGTACCACCTAAGGCAGATCCTTAAAGAATTAGGCTGGGAGCTCAGCCAGATAGTCCCCAGGGCTGAAGGTGGGCAGAAAGTCATAGTTTCCCAGGGAGAGCCCCACAGGTACATAGATGACGACCTCTTCGGCTACATGATTGCCAAGAAAGTCGAGGGCAAGAACGCCACCTTAAGGAGAACCGCAGTCGTTAGAACGAACGGAATGATGTCAATATTCCCCTACCAAGAGGACAGGGACTTTGGAGTCCGCTACGATCCGACGGGAGACCAGCACAACATATACGAGACCGAGATAACGACGAACGTCATGAGGGGGAACTTCTTCATAGAGGTAGACAGGCTTGGAGTTTTCAAGGAGGGCTTAGAGGTTCCAAAGCTCGAGGGCCTTGAAGTCAGGAGGGAGAGGGATCCAACGGGCAATGAAGTTACGCTCTACGCCCTACCAAGGGAGGAGAGGGAGAAGAGGCTTAGGGCAATAATAAGGGCCATCCTGGAGTACCACGGTGGGGCTAAGCTGAGCAACTTCTTCACCAAGGTGTACCCTGAGATCGCGGTTGTGGTATTCTTGAGGAGGAAGATACCGGTGGTTGGAGATGCACTGAGGGTCAAGGAGGGCTACGTTGACGGGAAGTTCGTTCTAGATGTGGAGAGGCTCAAGGAGACACTTGAAGCATTCAGGGACAACATAGAAAAGGTCTACATAGGACTCTTTGAGAGCAGGTTCGCAAATGTTGAAGAGCTTAAAGAGGCGTTCAAGGACTGGGACAACGTGAAAATAGTTAGCATGAAAGAGCTGAAGGAGGAGATGGAGAAAATAAGGCTCGGTGAGTGA
- a CDS encoding biotin transporter BioY: MKAKEVALIGLFMALTAIGAQIRIPLGPVPFTMQVFFVILAGLILGARLGFISIALYDLLGALGLPVFAGMKGGLAVVIGPTGGYILAFPIASGIAGLGRDRLRVLTAYLGLAVIYIMGWAWLSRFLGPEKALKLGVLPFIAPDLAKVALALVVARRYERLKP; the protein is encoded by the coding sequence ATGAAGGCTAAAGAAGTAGCTTTAATAGGGCTGTTCATGGCTTTAACTGCAATAGGAGCTCAAATCAGAATTCCCCTTGGTCCGGTACCCTTCACGATGCAAGTTTTCTTCGTCATCTTGGCAGGTCTAATCCTCGGAGCGAGACTTGGATTCATCAGCATAGCCCTCTACGACCTCTTAGGTGCCCTGGGACTTCCAGTATTCGCGGGAATGAAGGGAGGACTTGCCGTAGTTATTGGGCCAACCGGGGGTTATATACTTGCCTTTCCCATAGCATCTGGGATAGCCGGCCTCGGTAGGGATAGACTGAGAGTCCTAACTGCATACTTGGGCCTTGCAGTAATCTATATCATGGGGTGGGCCTGGCTCTCGAGGTTCCTCGGCCCTGAGAAGGCATTGAAGCTCGGTGTTCTTCCCTTTATAGCCCCGGACTTGGCGAAGGTTGCATTGGCACTTGTGGTTGCTAGAAGATATGAACGGCTGAAGCCTTGA
- the cas1b gene encoding type I-B CRISPR-associated endonuclease Cas1b has translation MKSPIYITQPGILERKANTVFFVNENGKKALPIQNISEIHCFAPTTLTSGVIKLLADNDVPVHFYNKYGYYRGSFMPAEGQISGAIVIAQASHYLDRKKRAYIAREFLNGIKASMIRLLKSQSVDPMDIEEIEVKGESPQELMGIESQLWKAFYENFAGMLKYFSFSERNRRPPRDEVNAMISYGNSVLYTVTLSEIRKTYLHPAISFLHEPLERRYSLSLDLADIFKPITVFRVILRLVNKRKIKEEHFSRDVGVLLNREGLRIFLKELNGELERKVMHPKLKRKVSIRYLIRLEAYSLVKHFLGDKEYKALRAWW, from the coding sequence ATGAAAAGCCCGATATATATTACCCAGCCCGGGATATTGGAAAGAAAGGCAAATACAGTCTTCTTCGTGAACGAAAATGGAAAGAAAGCTTTACCAATACAGAACATAAGTGAAATACATTGCTTTGCCCCAACAACCCTGACCAGCGGGGTGATAAAGCTACTCGCAGACAATGACGTTCCCGTGCACTTTTACAACAAGTACGGGTACTACCGAGGTTCCTTTATGCCCGCAGAAGGTCAGATTAGCGGGGCTATAGTTATAGCCCAAGCTTCTCACTATTTAGACAGGAAGAAGAGAGCCTATATAGCTAGGGAGTTCCTGAACGGAATAAAGGCTTCGATGATAAGGTTACTCAAATCCCAGAGCGTGGATCCTATGGACATAGAGGAAATCGAGGTAAAAGGAGAGAGCCCCCAGGAGCTTATGGGTATTGAAAGCCAGCTGTGGAAGGCATTCTACGAGAACTTTGCTGGGATGCTAAAGTACTTCTCGTTTAGCGAGAGGAACAGGAGGCCACCAAGGGATGAAGTAAACGCAATGATAAGTTACGGAAACTCAGTCCTCTACACCGTAACCCTATCCGAAATCAGAAAAACCTACCTCCACCCGGCCATAAGCTTCCTGCACGAACCGTTAGAAAGGAGGTACTCCCTGTCTCTCGATTTGGCGGATATATTCAAGCCAATAACCGTCTTCAGGGTGATACTAAGGTTGGTGAACAAGAGGAAGATAAAGGAGGAGCACTTCTCGAGGGACGTTGGTGTTCTATTAAACAGGGAGGGCCTGAGAATATTCCTGAAGGAGCTCAACGGTGAGCTTGAGAGGAAGGTTATGCACCCGAAGCTCAAGAGGAAAGTCTCAATAAGATACCTGATTAGGCTCGAAGCCTATTCCCTCGTGAAGCATTTCCTGGGGGATAAGGAGTACAAGGCCCTCCGGGCGTGGTGGTGA
- the cas6 gene encoding CRISPR-associated endoribonuclease Cas6, producing the protein MRLKVSFLPLNGMTGFRENKHAVQGFIYAMLKDSEYGLRHDEKRFKFFTFSDIFKDSRGFYTLLISSPDKGFINTLYGNLKDRETIYIGKDEFRLVEVKKFRLKLRRAFQTGSPVVIYRDSRKNEYFKLHEHRDLKFFLSRLKENAERKFNAFYNDDFHLEGPIFDRLIPKLRRNGKLDVYVKVVKNGIPFPVIGSNWELLEKERIKPEERKFYEFIMDCGLGEKNSLGFGFLNPIRG; encoded by the coding sequence ATGAGGTTAAAGGTTTCATTTTTGCCCTTAAATGGGATGACTGGATTCCGAGAAAACAAGCATGCAGTTCAAGGGTTCATCTATGCAATGCTCAAAGACTCGGAATATGGGCTGAGGCATGATGAAAAGAGGTTCAAGTTTTTCACGTTCTCTGATATCTTCAAAGATTCGAGAGGATTCTACACACTCCTCATATCTTCTCCAGACAAGGGATTCATAAACACCCTGTATGGAAACTTAAAGGACAGGGAAACCATATACATAGGAAAGGACGAGTTTAGGTTAGTTGAGGTCAAAAAGTTCAGGCTCAAATTGAGGAGAGCATTCCAGACTGGTTCTCCGGTCGTGATATACAGAGACTCGAGGAAGAACGAGTACTTTAAGTTGCACGAGCACAGAGACCTTAAGTTTTTCCTCAGCAGGCTTAAGGAAAATGCCGAGAGGAAGTTTAACGCCTTCTACAACGACGATTTCCACTTGGAGGGCCCAATATTTGACAGGTTAATTCCGAAGCTGAGGAGGAACGGGAAGCTTGATGTGTACGTTAAGGTCGTGAAGAACGGAATTCCATTTCCAGTCATAGGGAGCAACTGGGAGTTGCTCGAGAAGGAGAGGATAAAGCCGGAGGAGAGGAAGTTCTACGAGTTCATTATGGATTGTGGCTTAGGGGAGAAGAACTCCCTAGGTTTTGGGTTTTTGAATCCGATTAGGGGGTGA
- the cas4 gene encoding CRISPR-associated protein Cas4, producing MRVTGLMVQYYFTCKRELWFFSRGINFDFENDDMIIGRIIHEEAREGDWKEILLEDIKIDAIKRKGGLRVIEIKKSSKLEEPAKWQLKYYLYYLKKAGIEAVGIISYPKEGRQEEIKLTEEDIRVLEDAIKEIEEIVASDKPPKAVKKPYCKKCSYRDFCWI from the coding sequence ATGAGGGTAACTGGGCTCATGGTTCAGTATTACTTCACGTGCAAGAGGGAGCTCTGGTTCTTTTCGAGGGGCATAAACTTCGACTTCGAGAACGATGACATGATAATAGGGAGGATAATACACGAAGAGGCAAGGGAGGGAGACTGGAAGGAGATACTGCTTGAAGACATAAAGATTGACGCTATAAAGAGGAAAGGTGGGCTTAGGGTCATAGAGATAAAGAAGAGCTCGAAGCTTGAAGAGCCCGCGAAGTGGCAGTTAAAGTACTACCTCTACTACCTCAAAAAGGCCGGAATTGAGGCTGTAGGCATTATCTCATATCCAAAGGAGGGGAGGCAAGAGGAGATAAAGCTAACAGAGGAAGATATCAGGGTTCTTGAGGATGCTATAAAGGAGATTGAGGAGATAGTCGCATCGGACAAACCACCAAAGGCCGTTAAAAAGCCTTATTGCAAAAAATGTTCATATCGGGACTTCTGCTGGATATAA
- the cas10 gene encoding type III-A CRISPR-associated protein Cas10/Csm1: MDIKELIALGGLFHDIGKPVQRAHLYSGDHSIQGYRFLLELARETGVKEYETLALFARYHHRKYMEEVEKLKISDDVKVALYLVYIADNISSREREDERSGYDVRRPLKSVFNRDLSYPLYQLSLERLPIPETVERIGSEEYRRIVEALKGDMKRVEPRTDKVMPILEKHLTFVSSVTTENNVISLYDHLKMTSAIALALYNAGCRPRSIGEAEKCMKEKNLLLIEGDFSGIQNFIYSVGGKGTLSKLAFQIEVIDDLLRDMDLPKEELSADELFKIAERVFKGRIRESTKVEVNRIVRRVGDVKEWTKLRTFFPNATPQVDPRNFLAHAGLEANLVEVKRERDVLFRYTKDHVLYGGKMKDPWRVISEILGG; this comes from the coding sequence GTGGATATAAAAGAACTGATAGCCTTAGGAGGACTTTTTCACGACATAGGCAAGCCGGTTCAGAGAGCTCATCTCTACAGCGGAGATCATTCGATCCAAGGTTACAGGTTTCTACTTGAGCTCGCAAGGGAGACCGGAGTCAAGGAGTATGAAACACTTGCATTATTCGCTAGGTACCACCATAGGAAGTACATGGAGGAAGTGGAAAAGCTCAAGATATCTGATGACGTTAAGGTGGCCCTCTATTTGGTGTATATAGCCGACAATATATCCTCTAGAGAGAGGGAAGATGAGAGAAGTGGGTATGATGTCAGAAGACCTCTAAAATCAGTATTCAACAGAGATCTAAGCTATCCTCTCTATCAGCTCAGCCTGGAGAGATTACCCATTCCAGAGACAGTAGAGAGGATAGGAAGCGAGGAGTACAGGAGAATAGTCGAAGCACTTAAGGGAGACATGAAGAGGGTAGAACCAAGGACTGATAAGGTGATGCCAATTCTGGAGAAGCATCTAACATTCGTTAGTTCTGTTACAACGGAAAACAACGTTATTTCCCTATACGACCACTTAAAAATGACTTCAGCGATTGCCTTAGCTTTATATAACGCTGGTTGCAGGCCAAGAAGCATTGGGGAAGCTGAGAAGTGCATGAAAGAAAAGAACCTCCTTCTAATAGAGGGGGACTTTTCCGGAATTCAGAACTTCATATATTCGGTGGGCGGCAAGGGGACGCTATCTAAACTTGCTTTCCAGATTGAAGTCATTGACGACCTCCTTAGGGATATGGATCTGCCCAAGGAAGAGTTATCCGCCGATGAGCTTTTTAAAATAGCGGAGAGGGTGTTCAAGGGTAGGATTAGAGAGTCAACAAAAGTCGAAGTGAACAGGATAGTAAGGAGAGTTGGAGATGTAAAGGAGTGGACTAAGCTAAGGACGTTCTTCCCGAATGCAACTCCCCAGGTAGACCCCAGGAACTTCTTGGCCCACGCTGGTCTCGAAGCTAACCTTGTAGAGGTAAAGAGGGAGAGAGACGTGCTTTTTAGATATACCAAAGATCATGTTCTCTATGGAGGAAAAATGAAAGATCCATGGAGGGTTATATCGGAGATTTTGGGTGGTTAA
- the wtpC gene encoding tungstate ABC transporter ATP-binding protein WtpC, whose product MLKVEGVSKDWKEFKLRDVTFDVKEKEHFIILGPSGAGKTVLLEIIAGIIDPDKGKIYLNGEDITDYPPEKRGLAYIPQNYALFPNMTVYDNIAFGLKIRKTPKAEIERKVREIAEVLGIKHLLHRKPKTLSGGEQQRVAIARALVIEPELILMDEPFANLDVQTRSRLIREMKRWRKELGFTALHVTHSFEEAVSLGDRVGVMLSGRLVQVGEVSEVFSRPKSEEVARFLGFENIIEGEANGRFLEVDGIRIELPREAQGRIRIGVRPEDIILSLSPIRSSARNEFRGTVEGVEDLGALVRVTVNVQDVRFRAFITRSSLVEMGIEEGKEVYVSFKASAVHIF is encoded by the coding sequence ATGCTCAAGGTTGAAGGGGTCAGTAAGGACTGGAAGGAGTTTAAGCTGAGGGATGTGACATTTGACGTTAAAGAGAAGGAGCACTTCATAATCCTGGGCCCCAGCGGGGCCGGAAAGACCGTCCTCCTGGAGATAATAGCAGGAATAATCGACCCCGACAAAGGTAAAATCTACCTAAATGGAGAAGATATAACGGATTATCCGCCGGAGAAGAGGGGTTTAGCCTACATCCCGCAGAACTACGCGTTATTTCCCAACATGACAGTTTACGATAACATAGCCTTCGGCCTCAAAATAAGGAAAACTCCAAAGGCCGAGATTGAGAGGAAGGTAAGGGAGATAGCGGAAGTCCTTGGGATTAAGCATTTACTTCACAGGAAGCCCAAGACCCTCAGCGGGGGGGAACAGCAGAGGGTGGCAATTGCCAGGGCCTTGGTAATTGAGCCCGAGCTCATCCTCATGGACGAGCCCTTCGCGAACCTTGACGTTCAGACCAGGAGTAGGCTTATTAGGGAGATGAAGAGGTGGAGGAAGGAGCTTGGGTTTACTGCTTTACACGTCACCCACTCGTTCGAGGAGGCGGTGAGCTTAGGGGACAGGGTCGGGGTCATGCTCAGCGGAAGGCTGGTTCAAGTTGGGGAGGTGAGTGAGGTATTCTCGAGGCCCAAGAGCGAGGAGGTAGCTAGGTTCCTGGGGTTTGAGAACATAATAGAGGGAGAAGCCAATGGAAGGTTCCTCGAAGTCGACGGGATAAGGATAGAGCTACCCAGGGAAGCCCAGGGAAGGATAAGGATTGGTGTAAGGCCAGAAGACATAATCCTATCCCTAAGCCCGATAAGATCCTCGGCCAGGAACGAGTTTAGGGGAACCGTCGAGGGAGTTGAAGACCTTGGGGCCCTCGTTAGGGTGACGGTTAACGTTCAGGACGTTAGGTTTAGGGCTTTCATAACGAGATCATCCCTTGTGGAGATGGGAATAGAAGAGGGGAAAGAGGTTTACGTAAGCTTCAAGGCTTCAGCCGTTCATATCTTCTAG
- a CDS encoding DUF3226 domain-containing protein, which produces MEVNVLLVEGQTDRIVFETLIEKIYGFRKEKVEIEGLGKTGLNLTYVTFRKDNTVIVVLINAQDKYRMKDVLRNVLSWANFHKVKLHRIGLLRDMDTNLDIIGWAKSSLRQFHPILKGTSLWINDTEIIPFGLGNVEIENPVIEKKRELELLLTLLAEKESTLSRFQRSLNQLKEDTGRRLKPKDIMHVLAIAKEYDGDSMSGLYRKLIEDILRINPKVIEEFLKETGLREFLDKITG; this is translated from the coding sequence ATGGAGGTTAATGTATTATTGGTGGAGGGCCAGACAGACAGGATCGTCTTTGAAACTCTGATAGAAAAGATCTACGGCTTCAGGAAAGAGAAAGTCGAGATTGAGGGGCTCGGAAAAACGGGGCTTAATTTAACATATGTAACATTCAGGAAAGATAATACTGTTATAGTAGTCCTGATAAACGCTCAAGACAAATACAGAATGAAGGACGTCCTTAGAAATGTGCTCTCATGGGCCAATTTCCACAAAGTAAAACTCCATAGAATTGGCTTGTTGAGGGATATGGACACAAATCTTGATATAATAGGGTGGGCCAAGAGTTCTCTTAGACAATTTCACCCAATTTTGAAAGGAACTTCTCTATGGATTAATGACACCGAAATTATACCTTTCGGCCTTGGTAATGTTGAGATTGAGAACCCAGTTATCGAGAAAAAGAGAGAGCTTGAACTACTGCTCACACTACTTGCAGAAAAAGAGAGCACGCTATCAAGGTTCCAGCGTTCTTTAAATCAGCTTAAAGAAGACACTGGGAGAAGACTCAAGCCTAAAGATATTATGCATGTTCTCGCGATTGCAAAGGAATACGATGGAGACTCAATGTCAGGACTCTACAGAAAACTCATTGAAGACATACTCAGAATAAATCCTAAGGTCATTGAAGAGTTTCTTAAAGAAACTGGACTAAGAGAGTTTTTAGATAAAATAACCGGGTGA